The following is a genomic window from Pedobacter sp. KBS0701.
ATTGCAATACCCCGATACAGAGGCTTTGTAAGCAATTAGCCTTATCTTTGCCCCTCAATGGAATACAATGTTCACACCCTGCCAAACGGCATACGCTTATTGCATGTGCCTTCGGCTTCAGCCATATCTCACGCTTGCATTATCATCAATACAGGATCACGCGATGAACCTGAAAATAAAGCAGGTTTAGCGCATTTTATCGAACATTTAATTTTTAAGCGGACTGAAAAACGAAGTACCAACCAAATTTTAAACCGTTTAGAAAGCGTTGGCGCAGATTTAAATGCCTATACTACAAAAGAATATACTTGCGTACATGCGTCTTTTTTAAATCCCTATCTCGATCGGACATTAGATCTTTTTAACGATATTATGTTCCATTCTACTTTCCCGGAAGAGGAAATGGATAAAGAAAAAAGCGTGATTCTGGATGAAATTTCATCTTATTTAGATCAGCCCGAAGAAGCCATCAATGATGATTTCGAAGATATGCTTTTCGCCGGGCATGCATTGGGTAATAACATTCTGGGCACAACAGAATCAGTTCAAAACTTTACACGCGAGGATGTCATCAATTTCAGAAAAGCCAATTACCGCACCAACGAAATCGTGGTGGCCATTTTAGGAAATTATACTTTAAACAACATTGTAAATAAAGGAAGCAAACATTTTGCTGATGTTGAAGAGAACAATCCGGTTAAAAAAAGGATTAAACCAGGCATACTTCCGCAGAACAATACCACCATTTACAAACCGATTATGCAGGCACACTGTATTTTGGGTACACAGGCCTATTCTACCTATCAGTCGCAAAAAGTTCCTTTAATGCTCCTCAACAATTACTTTGGTGGTAATGGAATGAGCTCGGTTTTAAACTTACAGATCAGGGAAAAATACGGAATTGCCTATACCATCGAATCTAATTTCTCGCCGTTACACGATACTGGAATTTTTTCCATTTATTTTGGTACAGATAAGGAAAAACAGACCAGGGCACTCTCTTTAATCTTTAAAGAGATCAAAAAACTTAAAGAGAAACCTTTAAACGAGTTGCAGCTGCAAAAAGCCAAAAACAAATTTATCGGACAGATTGCTTTAGGAGAAGAAAACAGGATTGGTTTAATCATATCAATGGCCAAAAGCCTGATTGATCATGATAAAATAGATTCGTTGGAGACTGTTTTTGAGAAAATTAATGCCGTTACCACCACACAGATGGTTGATGTTACGCATGAAATTTTAGATATTGACAAACTGAATATCTTTACTTTCTGTCCAATAGAGGAATAATTGTTATTTTTGCAAGTCAAATCTTTCAGTTTGTCTTCCTGAGCCTGTCGAAGGACTTAATGATGAGTCTTCGACAGGCTCAGACTGACACCATTTTATAATAATTAAAGAGTTCAGATTCACTTCTGAAAAAAATGCAATACAATGAAATTACCAATAGTAGCTTACGGAGATCCTGTTTTAAAAAAGGTGGGAACTGATATCGATAAAGATTATCCAGAATTAAAACAATTGATCAGCGATATGTTCGACACCATGTATTACGCAAACGGTGTAGGGCTTGCTGCACCGCAGATCGGTTTGCCAATCCGTTTGTTTATTGTGGATACTGGCGAAGACGAAGACGGTAAACCAGGCTATAAAAAAGTATTCATCAATGCCGAAATTTTAGAAGAAACAGGCGAAGCCTGGAGCTTTAACGAAGGTTGTTTAAGTATTCCTGATATCCGAGAAAACATCATGCGTAAACCGAACATCAAGATTACCTATTTCGACGAAAACTGGGTAGAGCATACTGATGATGTTGATGGAATGCCAGCAAGAGTAATCCAGCATGAATATGACCACATCGAAGGTAAATTATTTACCGATAAAGTAAGTGTATTGCGTAAAACGATGCTTAAAAGTAAACTGGATGCGATTTCAAAAGGAAATATCAAAACAGATTACAAAATGAAATTTCCGAACAAGAGCAAGAAAAGATAGGCTTAAATGGAAGATGTAAGAGGGAAAATGGAAACGTTTTCCCTTTCTTATTGCCACAATCTGGATCAATTTCTCATGCGATTCGTCATCCTGATCCGATAGCTATCGGATTTATTTCAGGGTCTTTTTTGCTTTAATTATTAAACCCAACACGCACCTTGGTTCGTGTCTCCACGAACCACTGTTTAGTACACAAACTATTTATCACCCTTCCAGTCCTTCCCTTTAAAGATCGGTTGCGGCTCAACCTTAAAAACAGCATTTAGCGCTTTCCTGCATTCTTCACAATCTGATTTGAAGCCCAAAGAAGTGATTAAATAACAAAACCCAAGCATACCCAATGCGATTAATGAACCAAATGCGAGATTTGGCTCTTGCTCTTTTATCGCCCCAAAAAGAAATATGAGGCAAAAAATTCCTGCGAATAAACACCAAAGCATTAAAAAACCCTTTACAAGCGGCATTAAACTTAGCCTAACATCTATTTTACAACCACTGCCCTCTGCAAATATTTCTCCTGAAATATCTGCCTGAAAAGAGTTTCTATACAATAAATTTCTCTTGATATTAAATGTCGAACCGTAAATATATCCTTTAAATGGTATATTGTCCGGATTTCTGGGAATGAAACGCAGAGAAAGCTTTTGATCTTTTGGTAAAGCGCCCGATAAATTGTCCAAGGCCTCGTTGGCTGAAATATCCGAATGTAATACGAATGATTGAGAGGGAAAAATTTTCATTCCGGATACGTTAAAATCTGAATGACGATAAAATATAATTGCTAATTAAAACCGTCCGCTACACCCAAGACTAAGGACTCCTGACTTAAGACTCCAGACTAATTCGTCCTGCTCTTATCACCATCAAAGATCTGCTGCATCAGCTTACCCCAGGCGAAAGGATTAAGTAGTGGATTGGTTTGAACCATGTTCTTATTGATCATCCTGTCGAAATTATAGCGGTAATTCTGACTGCCGATTTCCTGTCCGTCGCGCGGTAACGTTTGGATCAAGCCATCAATTGACGAACGCGAAAGGTTCTTTTTGGCAATGGCCATATCATCATCGGCCAGTTTCATCGATAAAAACTCGCGGGTAAATTCTTCTGTTGTAGCCCAGGGAAAAACACGCACCGAAGGTAAATCGATCACATTTGCTTTCAATTTAACCATAATGGTGTATTTACTATCAGGTGTACTTTGTGGTATTACGGTTGAGAATTTTTTGTACCCAATGGCCGTAAACAAGATGGTATCGCCAGGGTTAACAATAAAAGTAAAGTATCCCCTGTAATCGGCACCAACCCTTTTACTCTTTGCAGAGAGATTGGTGATGGTTACGTAAGGTATCACATTTGAACTATCGATATCGGTAATAATCCCTGAAAATTGGATGAGTTTATCCTGTGCCGGCTTTTGTTGCGCAAAAGCGGTTAGGGAAAAAATTAGGCAAATCAGGGTAATACAATATCTCATTAAGACAAAAGTAATTTTTATAATAAAACTTTCTAGTTAAATAGTGTTAAAGCTTACTCTTGCTCTGCCATATTTACGGCAACTACCGAAGTGATCTGTGGAACAGCTTTCATAATTGCCTGTTCAATACCCGATTTCATTGTCATGAAACTCATTGGGCAAGAGCCGCAATTACCCAAAAGCTTAAGTTTTACCGTTCCTTCAGATGTAATTTCTTCAACAGAAACATCACCTCCGTCGGCCTTTAAATATGGCCTGATGGTTTCCAATGCCTGTTCTACTTGTTCTGTTAAATTCATTATATATTTTTTAAGGTTATAAAAATAGTAATTTTTTAGCAATTCACCATTTGCGCGTTGTTGATGGAAATCTGCTGTGCAATCTTACTTGCAATATCGCCAAATATGCCATCTAACAAAGGATTTTGGTTCAATGCTACCGGTTTTCCTTGATCTCCGGCTTCAGAAATACTCTGGATAATCGGAATTTCACCCAAAAATGGCACATCAAAACGTGCTGCAAGTTCTGTACCCCCACCTTTTCCGAAAATGTAATATTTATTATCAGGTAATTCTGCAGGAGTAAAATACGACATGTTTTCAATAACACCTAAAATCGGGATATTGATTCCTGGCATCCTGAACATCGCTAAACCTTTATGTGTATCGGCCAGAGCAACCTGCTGAGGTGTAGTAACCACAACTGCTCCTGAAATCGGGAAACTCTGCGTAATGGTAATGTGAATATCGCCTGTTCCCGGTGGAAGATCAACAATCAGGTAATCCAGTTCGCCCCAATTGGTATCATTAAATAATTGTTTTACCGCATTTGAGGCCATTGGACCGCGCCAGGGCACCGGCTGCCCAGGATCAGCAAAAAATCCTAGCGACAATATTTTGATCCCGTATTTTTCGATCGGCAAAATTTTTGTTTTGCCATCTGCGGTTTCTTCAGCGCCTGGTTTCGCATCAACCAGGTCGAACATGGTTGGCACCGATGGACCATAAATATCGGCATCGATCAGGCCTACTTTGGCACCATCTTTAGCTAATACCACAGCCAGATTGCTCGATACGGTAGATTTACCCACGCCACCTTTTCCTGATGAAACCAAAATAATGTTTTTGATGTTATCTAGTGAAGAGGAGTTGGTTGGCTGCGTAACCCTCGAAGTTACATTGATTACGACTTCTGCCGTTGGCGATACAAAATGTTTAATGGCATTTGTACAGGCATTTTTCAGCATTTCCTTCATCGGGCATGCCGGAGTAGTAAGCTCTAATGTAAAATTGACCTGGTTATCTGTAATCTGTAAATCTTTAATCATGTTTAAAGTCACCAGATCTTTTTTAAGATCGGGATCTTCAACATTTTTAAGCGCATCTAAAACTTGTTGCGGGCTAATCTGCATTGTATGAATTTAAATTCAAAATTAACAAAACATAGCCATAAATACTTTTATTTAGGCTTTTTAACTGTAATTTTAACACGAAATAAACATTTAATTGTTACGTTTAAGCAATTAACCATTTTAACGACTATATGCGAATACCAAAAATTAAGATCCCCAAAAAATATTTAAAAATCGGAGCCTGGGTTTTAGGTGTTTTTTTAGTCGTTTGTATCGCTTTTGGCGCCGTAGCTTATAGTAAAAGGGAAGCCCTTCTTAAAAAAATGGTGGCCAAAGCAATTGCCAAGGCCGATAAAGATTACGGTCTTGAAGTTAAAATCGGCAATGCCGGATTTACTGGCCTCAGTACCGTTAAAATGACCAATATTTCTGTTGTTCCTAAAGAGCGGGATACCCTTTCTAACATTGGCGAACTGAGTGTAGGTGTAAAACTTCTTCCACTCATTTTTGGGAATGTAAAATTGTCGGAGGTAAAACTGAAAGAAGGTTTTGTAAGCGTAGTGCTTAAAGATTCGACCACCAACATCGATTTTATCTTAAAGAGAAAGAAAAAAGACAGCACCGAAAATAAAGGAAAAGTTAATTTATCAGAAATAGCCAGCAACATCCTGAACCAAGTTTTGTACAAAATCCCTGATGATATGGATGTGCAGAATATGATTTTTAAACTAAATGATCATGACACGGCTAAACTGAGCTTTGCCACCATGGCTACAATTGATGGTGGGGATTTAAAATCGGCCATAAATGTAAATAATGGCGAAGCTACCTGGCATGTAGATGGCCATGTAAATCCTGGCAGCAAAGAGTTACGCTTTACGGCTTATGCTGACGGTAAAAAACTCGAATTACCCTACCTGAATAATAAACTTCATGCAAAAATAAGTTTCGACACCTTACAAACGGAACTTAAAAACGCGAAATACAGTGGCGATAATTATAAAATATCGGGCTCCTGGTCGGTAAAAAATATGCTGATCAACCAACCGCGTATTGCTTCAAACGATATTATTGTCCAAAGTGCAAAACTGGATGCAGATATTCTGGTTGGTCAAAACTATATTGCTTTAGACAGCTCCTCAACAGCTTACCTAAAAAATGCACAAATCCATCCTTTTGTTAAATACACCCTAGGAAAAAACAAGATCTACGAATTAAAATTAAATGCAGAAGAACAGGATGCCCAAAGCATTTTAGATGCTTTTCCACAGGGCTTGTTTGAGTCGCTGGAAGGATTAAAAGTACAGGGTAAGGTTAAATATAACCTCAATTTTTACCTGGATACAAAAATACCCGATAGTGTCCGTTTTAATTCGACCCTAACACCGGTTAATTTTAAAATTGTACAGTGGGGCAAAACGAATCTGCAAAAAATTAACAATACGTTTGTTTACACACCTTATGAGTACGGCAAACCGATGCGCGATATCACCATTGGTCCATCGAATCCAAACTTTACGCCGCTTTCGGCCATTTCTAAAAACTTCATTAATGCTGTTTTAACGGCAGAAGATCCTTCGTTTTTTACGCACAATGGCTTCGTTGAAGAATCGATCCGAAAATCGATCGCCGTAAATTTTAAGGAAAAGAAATTTAAACGTGGCGGTAGTACCATCAGTATGCAGTTGGTTAAAAACGTTTATTTAAGCCGTCAGAAAACTTTGGCGCGTAAAGCAGAGGAGATTTTGATTGTTTGGCTTATTGAACATAATCACCTGATCAGTAAACAGCGGATGCTAGAGGTGTATTTCAATATCATGGAGTTAGGCCAGAATATTTATGGAATAGGAGAGGCCTCAAGATATTATTTTGGAAAGCAACCAGCCGATTTAACTATTGGCGATGGATTATTTTTGGCCAGTATTGTACCTAAGCCTAAAGCATCGATGTATAAATTTATGGCCGATGGCAGCTTGAAACCTTATATGTTCAACTACTTCAGGTTTATGGGGAATATTATGGCCAGAAAAGGTTTAACACCTGGCGATACCTCTGGTTATGGTTTTTATAATGTTCGTTTGAGAGAAGGACTGCGCCGTTACCTGGCACCTGATACGGCTGTGGTTGATACGTCTGCTTTCGACGATGATGGCGATGGTTTACCGGTTATAATTGTACACGATAAAAATAAAAGCTTCTTCGAACGATTATTTGGCGGCGGATCTAAAAAAGACACCACTACAAATAAACAAACGACCACACCTGCCGATACCGCTAAAACCAAAAAACAATTGAGGCAGGAGCGCAGGGAAGAACGGAGACGCCAGAAGGAACTGGAGAAAAGTCAGCAGTAGTAGATAGTTTTCAGTTGACAATTTACAGTTTGCAGTTGTAAGTTAAACTCAACAATTAACCAAAACAGTTTGCAATTGGCGGTTTACAGTTTTTCAGTTCTTAGTTAAATTCACAGTTAACCGAGTTAAACAATTAACCTACATCACTTTCCAACATTTAAACTATTTAACATCAAAATGCATAAAATAAAAGTAGAGGATAAAGAGTTCGAGATATTTTTAGAAAATGACACCTTAAATAAACGCATCCGTTTGATGGGCATTCAGATGAATGTTGATTATGAAGGCAAATGCCCCTTATTTATCGGCGTGCTGAATGGCAGCTTTTTATTTATGGCCGATTTAATTAAAGAAATCAACGTGCCCTGCGAAATTGCCTTTATGCGTGTGGCCTCTTATGAAGGTACATCAAGCTCCGGAAATGTAAAAGAACTGATCGGACTGCCTGAAAATATAGAGGGAAGAGATATCATCATTGTGGAAGACATTGTTGACACCGGCCTTACCTTAACCCAAATTTTAAAAACGATTAAAGAAAAAAATCCGGCATCGGTTAAAGTAAGTTCACTTTTGCTAAAACCAAGCGCCCTGAATTACAAAATTGAAGAGCTGGAATATGTTGGTTTTGAAATACCTAACGAGTTTGTAGTAGGTTATGGCTTAGATTATAATGGCCTTGGCCGAAACCTGACCGATATTTACAGGGCAACAGGCGCATAATTTTTAGATTGGATTAATTTATTTTTCGCACCTTTGCCCAATAATTTTTAACAAAATGACCATACATAAAGAAGGTTACACCACCATTGCCTTAAGCATACTGTTTATTTTCGTGATCAACGCGGTTGTTGATTATAAATATCACGACATTACCTGGTTGCGCTGGTTCATTTATATTTTTTCAGCTGCTTTATTCATTATTGTACTGCAGTTTTTCCGTAATCCGAGCCGTAGCTTCTCTTCAGGTGAAAACCTGGTCATTTGCCCTGCAGATGGTAAAGTCGTGGTAATCGAAGAAACAGAAGAAGGCGAATACTTTAAAGATAAACGTTTACAGGTATCTATTTTTATGTCGCCTGTTAATGTGCACATTAACCGTAACCCCATTTCAGGTGTAGTTAAATTTTTCAAATACCACCCAGGAAAATATCTTGCGGCTTGGAACCCTAAATCATCTACCGAAAACGAACGTACCACCACTGTTGTAGAGCATAAAAACGGTACGCCGGTATTATTCCGTCAAATTGCAGGTGCTTTGGCCCGCAGGATTGTATGGTATGTAAAAGAAGGTGATCAGGTGATACAAACAGAACAGTTCGGTTTTATCAAATTCGGATCGAGGGTAGATGTTTTTCTTCCCATAGGCACCAAAGTTAACGTAGAACTTAACCAGGTTGTAAAAGGCGGAATCACCACCTTGGCCACTTTAAGTTAAGGATATAATATTTCACAACAAAGCCGGTTTAGTTAATGCTAAACCGGCTTTTTGTTTTTCCATTGGATTAACGCGGTGTTCTTGAGGACACAGACCAAAGGAAATGAAAGGGATTTTGGAACACTAAAGAATCCATCTAAACCTGATAGCAACGGAAAGCCAGCATCCCGATTTTTAATCGGGAGAGGACTTGTAGTGGATAGCAGGAACACACGTTAATCATTGCGCAAGCCTTGCTTTCCAAAAAACGAAATAATTTTATCTGTTTATCATTGATGATTTACAAATCACTACATTGAATTGACGCAGAGGTCTATAGGTAAGAAAACCTGGGATTCAGAGACACAAACCACGGGAGCAGCGCTAATCCGTAGCATCATTACCGACTTCTTTTTCTGCTGCGTTGCCAAGTGGCCTGTCGCTGATTAAACGTTGTGTTGGGTAAGCAAAATCCGATTTATTACGAATCACGATATCCATAATCTCCAGGTTAATTTCCTGCCTGATTTTAAGGAATTCGGAATAATTAAGTACCGTTACAAAATAATTAACTTCAACATTCAAACCCGAATCGCCAAAGCTTTTAAAAGAGGCGTTTCCATCATTGCTGGTACCCTCGTGATTATTGATGTAACTTTCAATTTCGGTGATAATTTTTCTTAAAGAATCTGAACTGGTTTCGTACGTAAGTCCAATCACAAATGATACCTTACGCGAATTTCTCAAGGAAAGGTTTTCTAAAACACCGTCTATCATACCTCTATTGGGTAGGGTAGCCATGGTTTTTTCGGAAGTTCTGATCCTTGTGCTTCTGAAACCTACCTTTTCTACAGTGCCTTCCACACCGTCAACCTTCACCAGGTCGCCAACGGTAAAAGGTTTATCTAAAAAGATGGTGAATGAACCAATTAAGTTCTCTAAGCTCTCTTTAGCGGCCAAAGCAATGGCAATACCACCAATACCCAGTCCGGTAATCAGCGTCAATACATTAACCTCGAAAACAAAACCCAAAAGGGTAAAAAAACCAATAAAGATTACAAGCGTTTTAAACAGTTCTTTTAAAAAGGGTACCAATTGATCGTCGGCTTTATTTTCAGTAAGCGATGCCTTATATAACAAAACGTGGCTAATAAAGTCGATTATTCTTAAGATAATCCAAAAAACAGATAAAATGATCCCAAACAAAAATATCCGGTCAATACAATCCCCAATGGTTACCGGGATCAACTCTTTAACCTTACCGATTAATTTACTGTAATGGAATACTGCTACCTCTAACGGATGCTTTAACTGGTTGATAGAAAGGTAAAGCGTAGCTAACAGAATAAAAACCTCTATGGGCTTTACAAGTAGCGCAACAAAAGCATCGTTGTGTGATTGATTTGAAAAGTTTCTGAAAAGTTTAAACAACAACTTGCTTAAGAGCTTGGAAACAATATTTTTGAAAACTAAGCCAAAAAAGAGTATACCTCCGAAAAGGAAATAGGCTTTTATGGTATTACCCCAAAAAACTTGGTCGAAAAAAGCAGAATCTAACATTTAACAAAGGTATAAACAAAAAAACCTCCACGAAATTAATCGTGAAGGCTATATCTTATAATAAAGAATATTATTTTCTCAAAGATTTGATACGAGCAGCTTTACCAGTTAAAGCACGTAAATAGAACAATTTCGCTCTACGAACTTTACCATAGCTATTCACTTCTACTTTCTCAATGTTTGGAGAACTAAAAGGGAAAATACGCTCAACACCAACGCCGTTGCTCATTTTACGAACGGTAAAGGTTTCGTTAGCACCTGCACTGTTACGTTGTATTACAACACCTTGGTAAATTTGAACACGTTCTTTATTACCTTCGCGAATTTTATAGTGTACGCTCACTGTATCGCCAGACTTGAACGCAGGAAAATCTTTTTTCGCGATGGCCTGCTCTTCAACAAATTTTACTAAATCCATGATTTTAAGCTATTAAATCGATATTTCATCCCGTGAAAATCGGATTGCAATATTAGGGATTATTTTTGAGAAAAAAAAACCTATTTTAATTTTTTCCACATTCTTTATGAATTCCACATTCGATTGTGTTAATTGCTTCTATTCCAAAAGGTCAGGACGGCGGGTTTTAGTCCGTTCTAAGGCCTGTTCGTGTCTCCACTCGTTCACTTTTGCCTCGTGGCCACTTAATAAAACATCGGGCACTTTATGTCCGCGCCAATCTGCCGGACGGGTATAAACCGGTGCGTCAAGCAGTTCTCCCTGAAAACTATCAGATAGGGCAGAGGTTTCATCATTTAAAACACCAGGTATTAAGCGCACCACAGCATCTACCACAATTGCAGCAGGCAGCTCTCCTCCACTTAAAACATAATCGCCAACAGAGATCTCTCTTGTTACAAAAATATCACGTATACGCTGATCTATGCCTTTGTAATGGCCACACAAAATAATGATGTTCTTTTTAATAGAGAGTTCGTTGGCTGTGCTCTGGTTTAAAGTAACACCATCGGGACTCATGAAAATAATTTCATCGTACTCTCTTTCTGCCTGAAGTTTTTCAATGCAGGCTGCAAAAGGCTCGATACTCATTACCATACCGCTGCCTCCGCCATATTGGTAATCGTCTACACTTTTTTGTTTGTTAGTAGCATAATCCCTCAGGTTATGCACAACAATTTCGGCTATACCTTTTTTTTGTGCACGTTGCAAAATAGAATGAGCAAAAGGACTTTCTAATAAAGCGGGCAGAACTGTTATAATATCGAAACGCATGAGGCAAAGGTAAGTCTTTAGTCTGAAGTCTTTAGCCCGAAGTCGAATTTTGCTATGCTCAATATCAATTTTGGCCCTTATAGAAACTCATTTTGGTAAATATTAATCCAACGTATTAACCTTTACCAGATCGCTCGCCCACTGCAACGGCTTCCTACCGTTCCGTCCGTCAACAACACCGCTTACTTTCATCGTTTTCCGGTCATTGCTCAAGGTGTAATAGTTTGCATATTGCCTGCCTTTAAGATCATAAGTAGCATCGGTCCTTGCATCCGAAATATTTAGTACATACATGTTGCTGGATAAAATTTTAAATGTGCCACTATGCGTGATGATCTGTACACCACCTTCTTTGGCGATATTATAAAAACTTCCATCTGCTTTAAAAACGACTTTACAGCCCGGATTACTGGTATCGTTCCAGATGCCAACAAAAGGCTTGATTTCTTTTAAATTAGCTTGTTGTACGGTTTTACAGGAAAAGATAGTTAGTACTGCAAAGAAAATTACTGCAATTTTTGATATTCTTTTGAGCATGTTAAATTGATTAGAATGAAATCTAAATTAATAATTTTTCTTCTAAAAACATACACTGTTAATCACCTTCTTCTAGTTCAAATATTTCCTCAACAGGCTTATCAAAAACCAGGGCCTTTTTTTAGCGCCAATAAGGTTGATGGAATATACTTCCCTGATTCGATGGTTATTGATTGTCTGTCTTGAACCCGCATAAGGTCTGTAGTAAAATTTAACAATTAAAATTAGTGGGGGTGTAAATACCCTCCTGATTGCCAAACCACAAACCTAATACTACAAAATTAACAAGCCATTACCTTGTACTTGTTCCTACCGTGCGGACGCATCTTTTTGGGAATGGTTTTTCGGCGTCTTGCTAAGCTTGCTTTGAAAAACCACAACATTGAGTGAAGAATCCCGCTAATCCCAAGGGTCGGGTAAATCAATAAGGAAAATATTTTTAGTTTTCGAGATAAATGTCCAGCAAACCTTCAGGTAAATCGAGGGTGAGGATTTTTTCATTCTCGTCGTATTCTACAATAAAATCTTCATTTAGCGGGAACAGAATTTCAGTTTCTTTATAAATCACCGTAGCTACAAATTGCTGTGGATATTCGTTTACTTCCAAAATTTCGCCCAATTCGCCCAAAGTTTCATCTATAGCTAAATAACCTTTAAAGTCGGTATAGAAAAATTCTCCTTCTTCGCGTTCGGGCATTTTCGAAAGAGGCAGGTACAACTTCTTTTTTAATAGCGGTTGCACTTTATCAATATGATCGGCATCATCAAAGTTAAAGTAGCCTGTTTTATTGGATTGTAGCTTTGTTGAAGCTACAAAATACGGAACGAGTTTACCATTCATATCGGCAAAAACCACATCAAATTCGAGTTGTTCATATTCATCGAATTCGAAAAACACCTGAACTTCTCCCTTTAAACCCCTCGTTTTGGTAACGTAACCTATATAAAATGCTTCTTCGTGTTTCATACCCACCCCTAAATCCCCTAAAGGGGACTTATTAACACCCCCCTTTAGGGGCAGGGGGTATTAATAAAAAATAGCGTTCCGAATATCCGGAACGCTATTTTATGAGACAAAATAATTAAAATTATTCTGCGCCTTCTTCTTTAGTAGCTTCTGCTGCAGGAGCTTCTTCAGTTGCTTCAGCCTCAACAGCTGGCGCTTCTTCTTCAACAACCTCTTCTGCAACTGGTGCATTTTTAGCTGCGATAGCTGCTGCTTTATCTTCTTTTTTCTTAGCTTCTGCTGCTAATGCTGCTTTACGCGCATCTGCTTTAGAAGTAGCTAAACCTTCTGTTTTACCAGAAATTTTACCCGCTTTAGCATCTAACCAAGCTGTAAATTTTTCATCTGCCTGTTCTTGAGTTAAAGCTCCTTTTTTAACACCACCTTCTAAGTGTTTTTTGTATAAAACACCTTTGTAAGAAAGGATAGCACGAGCAGTATCAGTTGGCTGTGCACCACTGTTAACCCAAGCTAAAGTTTTTTCGAAGTTAATTTCGATGGTAGCAGGATTGGTATTTGGGTTGTAAGAACCTAAACGCTCAATAAATTTACCATCACGTGGAGAGCGAGAATCTGCTACCACAACGTGGAAAAAAGGTTTACCTTTTTTCCCGAATCTTTGCAATCTGATTTTAGTTGCCATTTTCTTTTGTATTTATGTATTCAACATAGTTCCCGGAGCTGCATGCTGCGGGGCTGCAAAGATAACTAAAATACTGGAAATTAAAAACATAGTTTAATTTCTTTGTTTTCAGGATATTTGCGCCAAAATATTTGCAGATACAAATGGAAAGAATTGCGATTGATATGGACGAGGTGATTGCCGATGCCGTTGGAAAATTTATTAAACTGTATAACCGTGATTTAAATGTTCCGCTTGATTTA
Proteins encoded in this region:
- a CDS encoding carboxypeptidase-like regulatory domain-containing protein; translated protein: MRYCITLICLIFSLTAFAQQKPAQDKLIQFSGIITDIDSSNVIPYVTITNLSAKSKRVGADYRGYFTFIVNPGDTILFTAIGYKKFSTVIPQSTPDSKYTIMVKLKANVIDLPSVRVFPWATTEEFTREFLSMKLADDDMAIAKKNLSRSSIDGLIQTLPRDGQEIGSQNYRYNFDRMINKNMVQTNPLLNPFAWGKLMQQIFDGDKSRTN
- a CDS encoding pitrilysin family protein, whose product is MEYNVHTLPNGIRLLHVPSASAISHACIIINTGSRDEPENKAGLAHFIEHLIFKRTEKRSTNQILNRLESVGADLNAYTTKEYTCVHASFLNPYLDRTLDLFNDIMFHSTFPEEEMDKEKSVILDEISSYLDQPEEAINDDFEDMLFAGHALGNNILGTTESVQNFTREDVINFRKANYRTNEIVVAILGNYTLNNIVNKGSKHFADVEENNPVKKRIKPGILPQNNTTIYKPIMQAHCILGTQAYSTYQSQKVPLMLLNNYFGGNGMSSVLNLQIREKYGIAYTIESNFSPLHDTGIFSIYFGTDKEKQTRALSLIFKEIKKLKEKPLNELQLQKAKNKFIGQIALGEENRIGLIISMAKSLIDHDKIDSLETVFEKINAVTTTQMVDVTHEILDIDKLNIFTFCPIEE
- the def gene encoding peptide deformylase, yielding MKLPIVAYGDPVLKKVGTDIDKDYPELKQLISDMFDTMYYANGVGLAAPQIGLPIRLFIVDTGEDEDGKPGYKKVFINAEILEETGEAWSFNEGCLSIPDIRENIMRKPNIKITYFDENWVEHTDDVDGMPARVIQHEYDHIEGKLFTDKVSVLRKTMLKSKLDAISKGNIKTDYKMKFPNKSKKR
- a CDS encoding transglycosylase domain-containing protein, whose translation is MRIPKIKIPKKYLKIGAWVLGVFLVVCIAFGAVAYSKREALLKKMVAKAIAKADKDYGLEVKIGNAGFTGLSTVKMTNISVVPKERDTLSNIGELSVGVKLLPLIFGNVKLSEVKLKEGFVSVVLKDSTTNIDFILKRKKKDSTENKGKVNLSEIASNILNQVLYKIPDDMDVQNMIFKLNDHDTAKLSFATMATIDGGDLKSAINVNNGEATWHVDGHVNPGSKELRFTAYADGKKLELPYLNNKLHAKISFDTLQTELKNAKYSGDNYKISGSWSVKNMLINQPRIASNDIIVQSAKLDADILVGQNYIALDSSSTAYLKNAQIHPFVKYTLGKNKIYELKLNAEEQDAQSILDAFPQGLFESLEGLKVQGKVKYNLNFYLDTKIPDSVRFNSTLTPVNFKIVQWGKTNLQKINNTFVYTPYEYGKPMRDITIGPSNPNFTPLSAISKNFINAVLTAEDPSFFTHNGFVEESIRKSIAVNFKEKKFKRGGSTISMQLVKNVYLSRQKTLARKAEEILIVWLIEHNHLISKQRMLEVYFNIMELGQNIYGIGEASRYYFGKQPADLTIGDGLFLASIVPKPKASMYKFMADGSLKPYMFNYFRFMGNIMARKGLTPGDTSGYGFYNVRLREGLRRYLAPDTAVVDTSAFDDDGDGLPVIIVHDKNKSFFERLFGGGSKKDTTTNKQTTTPADTAKTKKQLRQERREERRRQKELEKSQQ
- a CDS encoding NifU family protein, with amino-acid sequence MNLTEQVEQALETIRPYLKADGGDVSVEEITSEGTVKLKLLGNCGSCPMSFMTMKSGIEQAIMKAVPQITSVVAVNMAEQE
- a CDS encoding Mrp/NBP35 family ATP-binding protein; translated protein: MQISPQQVLDALKNVEDPDLKKDLVTLNMIKDLQITDNQVNFTLELTTPACPMKEMLKNACTNAIKHFVSPTAEVVINVTSRVTQPTNSSSLDNIKNIILVSSGKGGVGKSTVSSNLAVVLAKDGAKVGLIDADIYGPSVPTMFDLVDAKPGAEETADGKTKILPIEKYGIKILSLGFFADPGQPVPWRGPMASNAVKQLFNDTNWGELDYLIVDLPPGTGDIHITITQSFPISGAVVVTTPQQVALADTHKGLAMFRMPGINIPILGVIENMSYFTPAELPDNKYYIFGKGGGTELAARFDVPFLGEIPIIQSISEAGDQGKPVALNQNPLLDGIFGDIASKIAQQISINNAQMVNC